The DNA window CGTCCACGAACTCTTCGCCGAGATCGGGCCGTCGTTCGAGGGCCGCGAGGGTGGCTACACCCGCATCACCAAGACGCTGCCCCGCAAGGGCGACAACGCGCCGATGGCGGTCATCGAGTTGGTCCGGGAGAAGACCGTGACCAACGAGGCCGACCGCGCTCGCCGTGTTGCCGCGTCCAAGAAGGTCGAGGAGGCTCCGGCCGCCGAGACCGTCGTCGCTGAGGCTCCGGCCGAAGAGGTCGTCGCCGAGGTCGTCGAGGCCGAGGCCCCGGCTGCCGACGAGGCCACTGAGGACAAGAAGGACGCCTGACGTTCGCGTCGCAAGTCCGGGATGAGCCCGCCGCGCCCTGTGGGTCGGCGGGCTCATTCGTGTCCGACCGAGATCACCGCGCATCGGTTTCGCGTGCTGAGTGCGTCCGGTCGGCGTTCGTATCGACTAGGAGATCGCCTGTGACCGAGGAGGATTCGGTGGATTCGACCGCGCAGTCGATGGCGTTGAGCGAGTCCGCACCGGTGGATTCGCCTGGAGTCGTGCAGGCTGCGGACTTCGATCTGCGGACGGAGTCCGATGCCGATTCGGTTCGAGTGCGGCTCGACATCAGTTACGACGGAACCGATTTCATCGGCTGGGCGCGGCAGCCCGGTCTGCGTACCGTGCAGGGCGTGCTCGAGGAATCGCTGAGCAAGGTGTTGCGCGAGCCGATCCAGTTGACCGTCGCGGGGCGCACCGATGCCGGTGTGCACGCCGAGGGGCAGGTCGCGCATTTCGATATCGGCACCGAACCGGACGCGGCCAAGCTCATCCATCGCATG is part of the Nocardia sp. NBC_00565 genome and encodes:
- the rplQ gene encoding 50S ribosomal protein L17; the encoded protein is MPKPKKGARFGGSASHQKAIFANLATALFEHGRITTTEAKAKALRPYAEKLVTKAKGGTLADRREVLKVIRNKDVVHELFAEIGPSFEGREGGYTRITKTLPRKGDNAPMAVIELVREKTVTNEADRARRVAASKKVEEAPAAETVVAEAPAEEVVAEVVEAEAPAADEATEDKKDA